A DNA window from Nitratidesulfovibrio sp. contains the following coding sequences:
- a CDS encoding flagellin — protein sequence MSLVINHNMMALNASRNLNESYGRLATSTRRLSSGLRVGTAADDAAGLAIRELMRADISTMRQGIRNANDAISMIQTADGALQIIDEKLIRMKELAEQAATGTYNSDQRLMIESEYQAMASEITRIANATDFNGIHLLDGTLSGTHNGSGLRQTGELKIHFGTGNDSNEDYYYIKIGGATASQLGIGNASAAGVAAGGYTISTQSAAQNALTALDQAIISKDKIRAALGALQNRLENTISNLTIQAENLQSSESRISDVDVAEEMTEFVRNQILTQSAVAMLSQANSLPQMAMQLIGGG from the coding sequence ATGTCTTTGGTCATCAATCACAACATGATGGCGCTGAACGCCTCTCGTAACCTGAACGAGAGCTACGGTCGCCTGGCTACGTCAACCCGCCGCCTTTCCTCGGGTCTGCGCGTTGGCACTGCGGCCGACGACGCCGCAGGCCTCGCCATTCGCGAACTGATGCGGGCCGATATTTCCACCATGCGTCAGGGCATCCGCAACGCCAACGACGCCATCTCGATGATCCAGACCGCCGACGGCGCGTTGCAGATCATCGACGAAAAGCTCATCCGCATGAAGGAACTGGCCGAACAGGCGGCCACGGGTACCTACAACTCCGACCAGCGCCTGATGATCGAATCCGAATATCAGGCCATGGCTTCGGAAATCACCCGTATCGCCAACGCCACGGACTTCAACGGCATCCACCTGCTGGACGGCACCCTTTCGGGCACGCACAACGGGTCGGGGCTGCGGCAGACAGGCGAACTGAAGATCCACTTCGGTACCGGCAACGACTCGAACGAGGACTACTACTACATCAAGATCGGCGGGGCCACGGCGTCGCAACTGGGCATCGGCAACGCGTCCGCAGCGGGCGTGGCGGCCGGGGGCTACACCATCTCCACCCAGTCGGCTGCCCAGAACGCCCTGACCGCCCTTGACCAGGCGATCATCTCCAAGGACAAGATCCGCGCGGCGCTCGGCGCCCTGCAGAACCGCCTGGAGAACACCATCAGCAACCTCACCATCCAGGCGGAAAACCTGCAGTCCTCCGAGTCGCGCATTTCCGACGTGGACGTGGCCGAGGAAATGACCGAGTTCGTGCGCAACCAGATCCTCACCCAGTCCGCCGTGGCCATGCTTTCGCAGGCCAACTCGCTGCCGCAGATGGCCATGCAGCTCATCGGCGGCGGTTAG
- a CDS encoding TIGR03960 family B12-binding radical SAM protein — translation MRELLPLLPKPSRYIGIEEGTVHKTPDAATLRVALAFPDMYEVGMSYLGQKILYAILNERPDVWAERVFTPCRDAGAVLRQRGVPLATLESDTPLAATHLVGFSITHELCYSNVLYMLDLAGIPLRAAERAKADSLAAWPVIMAGGGCTLAAEPLAPFMDLMVLGEGEEVMAELVDLLSAARAAGHSRSRFLDDARRIPGVYVPEFFEGSVPPDTARNVPGTPPRPLLVPQSPPPSPGDAGYTRVARRVVADMDTARYPASQTVPFGAVHNRLALEIGRGCTRGCRFCQAGIIYRPARERSTKNLHALLDECLGQTGYDDVSFLSLSTGDFSALKQLFLSTVDRCAQEQVAVSLPSLRVGSIDDEIMRRMAGIRRTGATLAPEAGSQRLRDVINKGVTEEGLLLHVQKLFEHGWQQVKLYFMIGLPTETREDVDAIVDLCRKVRDAAGPGIRRLQVTAAISPFVPKPHTPFQWERQLSLEEIRDRIGYLRARFKGEKCLKMRWHEASMSALEGIFSRGDRRLADVVESAYRKGAVFSSWVEGFDLAPWLDAMAEHGLASSDYTRERGEDEPLPWDHLDSGASREFLLRERHRALDMKLTGDCRYGACHLCGVCDTKSSPSRLDKLPGVAAYANRTNLPQRDQQAHQPTLDEHGRVRMPEKTDKPPQISDDLALKAGHYRIWYTKEDMAVFLSQLELQSLFERALRRAGLPPAFSRGFHPLPLLSFGRALPVGVASRAEWLAVYLREYRTADEVRRALDGRLPRGMRVTFVEELPVGRNTAPQPAGETFELRYGVDATRRDAFMLVWRDFAAASTQEWTRETKKGERTTDIRPLFRSIEVRDDGSVLLDMDWTALYLSPLSLARAVTPQAEIHEVHLLKLSQRFDGVARA, via the coding sequence ATGCGCGAACTTCTGCCCCTGCTGCCCAAGCCCAGCCGCTACATCGGCATCGAGGAAGGTACCGTCCACAAGACGCCCGACGCCGCAACCCTGCGCGTGGCGCTGGCCTTTCCCGACATGTACGAGGTGGGCATGTCCTACCTTGGGCAGAAGATCCTGTACGCCATCCTGAACGAACGGCCCGACGTGTGGGCCGAGCGGGTGTTCACCCCCTGCCGCGACGCGGGCGCGGTGCTGCGCCAGCGCGGCGTGCCGCTGGCCACGCTGGAGTCGGATACCCCGTTGGCGGCCACGCACCTCGTGGGGTTCAGCATCACGCATGAGCTGTGCTATTCCAACGTGCTGTACATGCTGGACCTGGCGGGCATTCCCCTGCGCGCGGCGGAACGGGCCAAGGCCGATTCGCTGGCCGCGTGGCCGGTGATCATGGCTGGCGGCGGCTGCACCCTGGCGGCGGAACCGCTGGCCCCGTTCATGGACCTGATGGTGCTGGGCGAAGGCGAAGAGGTGATGGCGGAACTGGTGGACCTGCTGTCTGCCGCCCGCGCCGCCGGGCATTCCCGGTCCCGCTTTCTGGACGACGCCCGGCGCATTCCCGGCGTGTACGTGCCGGAGTTCTTCGAAGGCTCCGTGCCGCCGGATACGGCGCGCAACGTGCCCGGCACCCCGCCCCGCCCCTTGCTGGTCCCCCAATCGCCCCCCCCATCGCCAGGCGATGCGGGCTACACCCGCGTGGCCCGGCGCGTGGTGGCCGACATGGACACCGCCCGCTACCCGGCCAGCCAGACCGTGCCCTTCGGCGCGGTGCACAACCGGCTGGCGCTGGAGATAGGCCGTGGCTGCACGCGCGGCTGCCGCTTCTGCCAGGCGGGCATCATCTATCGCCCGGCGCGCGAACGCTCCACCAAAAACCTTCATGCACTGCTTGATGAATGTCTGGGCCAGACCGGCTACGACGACGTGTCCTTTCTGTCCCTGAGCACGGGCGATTTTTCCGCGCTCAAGCAGTTGTTCCTGTCCACCGTGGACCGCTGCGCGCAGGAGCAGGTGGCGGTTTCGCTGCCGTCCTTGCGGGTGGGGTCCATCGACGACGAAATCATGCGCCGCATGGCGGGCATTCGCCGCACCGGGGCCACCCTTGCGCCGGAAGCGGGCAGCCAGCGCCTGCGCGACGTGATCAACAAGGGCGTCACCGAGGAAGGCCTGCTGCTGCACGTGCAGAAGCTGTTCGAGCACGGCTGGCAGCAGGTGAAGCTGTATTTCATGATCGGCCTGCCCACCGAAACGCGCGAAGACGTGGACGCCATCGTGGACCTGTGCCGCAAGGTGCGCGACGCCGCCGGGCCGGGCATCCGCCGCTTGCAGGTGACGGCGGCCATATCACCCTTCGTGCCCAAGCCGCACACCCCGTTCCAGTGGGAACGTCAACTGTCGCTTGAAGAAATCCGCGACCGCATCGGCTACCTGCGCGCGCGCTTCAAGGGCGAGAAATGCCTGAAGATGCGCTGGCACGAGGCCTCCATGAGCGCGCTGGAGGGCATCTTTTCGCGCGGGGACAGGCGCCTGGCCGACGTGGTGGAAAGCGCCTACCGCAAGGGCGCCGTCTTCAGCAGTTGGGTCGAAGGATTCGATCTTGCCCCGTGGCTGGACGCCATGGCCGAACACGGCCTTGCCTCCTCGGACTACACCCGCGAGCGCGGCGAGGACGAGCCGCTGCCCTGGGACCATCTGGATTCCGGTGCCAGCCGCGAATTCCTGCTGCGCGAACGCCACCGAGCGCTGGACATGAAGCTGACGGGCGACTGCCGCTACGGCGCCTGCCACCTGTGCGGGGTGTGCGACACAAAATCGTCCCCATCCCGCCTGGACAAGCTGCCCGGCGTTGCCGCGTACGCCAACCGCACCAACCTGCCCCAGCGCGACCAGCAGGCCCACCAGCCCACCCTGGACGAGCACGGCCGGGTGCGCATGCCGGAAAAGACGGACAAACCGCCGCAGATTTCCGACGACCTGGCGCTGAAGGCGGGCCATTACCGCATCTGGTACACCAAGGAAGACATGGCGGTGTTCCTCAGCCAGCTTGAACTGCAATCGCTGTTCGAGCGCGCCCTGCGCCGGGCCGGACTGCCGCCCGCGTTCTCGCGCGGATTCCACCCCCTGCCGCTGCTCTCGTTCGGGCGCGCCCTGCCCGTGGGCGTGGCCAGCCGGGCGGAATGGCTGGCCGTGTACCTGCGCGAATACCGCACCGCCGACGAGGTGCGCCGCGCACTGGATGGCCGCCTGCCGCGCGGCATGCGGGTGACCTTTGTGGAGGAACTGCCCGTGGGCCGCAACACCGCGCCGCAGCCCGCCGGAGAAACCTTCGAACTGCGCTACGGCGTGGATGCAACGCGCCGGGACGCGTTCATGCTGGTCTGGCGCGACTTTGCCGCCGCGTCCACGCAGGAATGGACGCGCGAAACCAAGAAGGGCGAACGCACCACCGACATCCGCCCCCTGTTCCGTTCCATCGAGGTGCGCGACGACGGCAGCGTACTGCTGGACATGGACTGGACCGCGCTGTACCTGTCGCCCCTTTCGCTGGCCCGCGCCGTGACCCCGCAGGCCGAAATCCACGAGGTGCACCTGCTCAAGCTGTCCCAGCGCTTCGACGGAGTGGCCCGCGCATAA
- the rnc gene encoding ribonuclease III: MFQKLQSDIHYAFNDAGLLATAMTHSSWANEQQEHVEHNERLEFLGDAVLELCVSEELFARFPGAREGDLTRMRARLVSKPALAELARDLQLELYLRLGRGEESQGGRERSSLLSDALEAMLGAVFLDGGYERARAVVRHVLAARWPSDADGKRSKDYKSRLQELTQSLFRERPVYALMGSSGPEHEKRFEVRLTLPDDTVCTAIGPSVKRAEQMAAGLALKALESRSEG, from the coding sequence ATGTTTCAAAAGCTGCAAAGCGACATTCATTATGCCTTCAACGACGCGGGCCTGCTGGCCACGGCCATGACCCACAGTTCGTGGGCCAACGAGCAGCAGGAGCACGTGGAGCACAACGAACGCCTGGAATTCCTGGGCGATGCCGTGCTTGAGCTGTGCGTGTCGGAAGAACTGTTCGCCCGCTTTCCCGGCGCCCGAGAGGGCGACCTGACCCGCATGCGGGCCCGCCTTGTCAGCAAACCGGCGTTGGCCGAGCTTGCGCGCGACCTGCAACTGGAATTGTACCTGCGGCTTGGCAGGGGCGAGGAAAGCCAGGGGGGGCGCGAACGCAGTTCGTTGCTGTCGGACGCGCTGGAAGCCATGCTGGGGGCGGTGTTTCTGGACGGGGGGTACGAACGGGCGCGGGCCGTGGTGCGCCATGTGCTGGCCGCGCGCTGGCCCAGCGACGCCGACGGCAAGCGCAGCAAGGACTACAAGAGCCGCTTGCAGGAGCTGACGCAAAGCCTGTTCCGGGAGCGGCCGGTATATGCCCTGATGGGCAGCAGCGGGCCGGAACACGAAAAGCGCTTCGAGGTGCGGCTGACGCTGCCGGACGATACCGTGTGCACGGCCATCGGCCCCAGCGTCAAAAGGGCCGAACAGATGGCGGCCGGTCTGGCGCTGAAAGCACTGGAGTCACGCAGCGAGGGCTGA
- a CDS encoding STAS domain-containing protein, with product MQRLLKQYRNDVGDVLAEADVHLLELEVAGERADPELLGRLSRLVHGLRGAAGLLGLEGACRMARMLEAAFELARDGSLPLSAQAVSALEGCMRALAGLSGVVETEEGATGPIALAKDALSDAAGQYPAVCVTGDPNALDREDSPAGRSRLRLGALLDEALPESLRVPAREQLPVCDPDGHCLFDLHGIDVLRARRDGLYLYVVEFGGSDDLLRKDLSPLGLLAFLRKSGLVLDARFVPGADGAEPGMPGCGLHVLYASILEPDLVNTVFQVESARVHPIDVERVRYGESGWLRAPARTASMAVMAAREAPDADSIDDLVRQYDTAMLKMREDTMSNGTDDESRFSGLVVDPDAEERRLAELEAELAAGMDALSLDDDGDDGEGDASRRALASLIGGMVGDDAEPDAPDLPDVPDGPEMAVAPDSLHLPDGLDGSDGEDGAAAVAGHDPAMDDADADLFADPDADLFADSGDAPDLSYLDAVLAERPDSGVALDLSAGTPSRTVAGFTVRAADGDASPLGGAKGVLVLSGEVTIERGADLREALLDVLESFAAVRIDMSGVTAADLTLVQLLQSAAVTARSRGVDLAATGPVSEAVAEAARRTGLDVPGIRRVGLEKLLLVGCL from the coding sequence ATGCAACGACTTCTCAAACAATACCGCAATGACGTGGGCGACGTGCTGGCCGAGGCCGACGTGCACCTGCTGGAACTGGAAGTGGCGGGCGAACGGGCCGACCCGGAACTGCTGGGCCGTCTGTCGCGTCTGGTGCACGGGCTGCGCGGCGCGGCCGGGCTGCTGGGGTTGGAGGGAGCCTGCCGCATGGCCCGCATGCTGGAAGCGGCCTTTGAACTGGCGCGTGACGGTTCGCTGCCGCTTTCGGCGCAGGCCGTTTCCGCGCTGGAAGGGTGCATGCGGGCGCTGGCCGGGCTTTCCGGCGTGGTGGAGACGGAAGAAGGGGCCACTGGCCCCATTGCCCTCGCCAAGGATGCACTCTCCGACGCTGCCGGGCAGTATCCGGCGGTATGTGTTACCGGCGACCCCAACGCGCTGGACCGGGAGGATTCGCCCGCCGGGCGGTCGCGGCTGCGGCTGGGGGCCCTGCTGGACGAGGCGCTGCCCGAGTCGCTGCGGGTTCCCGCGCGGGAACAACTGCCGGTTTGCGATCCCGACGGGCATTGCCTGTTCGACCTGCACGGCATTGACGTGTTGCGCGCCCGGCGCGACGGGCTGTATCTGTACGTGGTGGAGTTTGGCGGCTCCGACGACCTGCTGCGCAAGGACCTGAGCCCGCTGGGGCTGCTGGCCTTCCTGCGCAAGAGCGGGCTTGTGCTCGACGCGCGCTTTGTGCCGGGTGCGGACGGTGCGGAGCCGGGAATGCCCGGTTGCGGACTGCACGTGCTGTACGCGTCGATCCTGGAGCCGGACCTTGTGAACACGGTATTTCAGGTGGAATCGGCCAGGGTGCACCCCATCGACGTGGAAAGGGTGCGCTACGGCGAGTCGGGTTGGCTGCGCGCACCTGCGCGTACCGCCTCCATGGCGGTGATGGCCGCGCGCGAGGCGCCCGATGCCGACAGCATCGACGATCTGGTGCGCCAGTACGACACGGCCATGCTGAAAATGCGGGAGGATACCATGAGCAACGGTACCGACGACGAAAGCAGGTTTTCCGGCTTGGTGGTGGACCCCGATGCCGAGGAACGTCGACTGGCCGAACTGGAAGCGGAACTGGCCGCTGGCATGGATGCCCTGTCGCTTGATGACGATGGGGATGACGGGGAGGGCGATGCCTCTCGGCGTGCCCTGGCCTCTCTGATCGGCGGCATGGTGGGGGACGACGCCGAACCGGATGCCCCCGATCTGCCCGATGTGCCCGATGGGCCCGAGATGGCTGTCGCGCCTGATTCGCTGCATTTGCCGGATGGATTGGATGGATCGGATGGGGAGGACGGGGCAGCTGCCGTGGCGGGCCATGATCCTGCGATGGATGACGCCGATGCCGACCTGTTCGCCGACCCCGACGCCGACCTGTTCGCCGACAGCGGCGACGCGCCGGATCTTTCGTATCTGGACGCCGTGCTGGCGGAGCGGCCGGATAGCGGCGTGGCCCTGGATCTTTCCGCCGGAACCCCCAGCCGCACCGTGGCCGGGTTCACCGTGCGCGCCGCCGATGGCGACGCATCCCCCCTGGGCGGCGCAAAGGGGGTGCTGGTGCTGTCCGGCGAGGTGACCATCGAACGCGGGGCCGACCTGCGCGAGGCACTGCTGGATGTGCTGGAGAGCTTTGCGGCGGTGCGCATCGACATGTCCGGCGTTACGGCGGCGGACCTGACCCTGGTGCAGCTGCTGCAATCGGCTGCCGTCACCGCGCGCTCGCGCGGGGTGGACCTGGCGGCCACCGGTCCGGTTTCCGAAGCCGTGGCCGAGGCGGCGCGCCGCACCGGGCTGGACGTTCCGGGCATCCGCCGCGTGGGGCTGGAAAAGTTGCTGCTTGTCGGGTGCCTGTAG
- a CDS encoding phosphotransacetylase family protein, translating to MAAGIYVGSTAGYSGKNMVIMGLGLRLQKDGYNVGYMKPVGAMPQERGGVLGDEDAFFVQDVLGLEEPSNLVTPVLVTQDFKVRAFSGQCEDYMPGIVDAYRQLASRHDVMVVAGSGSMYSGRYCNVDGIRVVKELGLKAIIIDRLHKELNYDYLVVLKDTLGDNLAGVVLNDIPANFMNEVEGLIKPFLERNGVRVVGVIPKDPLMGAIKVGDLAERLGGKVISAQNKSDKVVENFLIGTMQVENFMTHFRKNKNSAVIVGGDRSDVQLVALEGNCPCLVLTGNLYPNDIILTRSEVLNIPIVVVRDDTYTVAKKMEVILSRHKLRDVIKIRQGAQLVSSSIDFAYVKEAAGL from the coding sequence ATGGCGGCAGGCATCTACGTGGGTTCCACGGCCGGATATTCCGGCAAGAACATGGTGATCATGGGCCTTGGCCTGCGCCTGCAGAAGGATGGCTACAACGTGGGCTACATGAAGCCCGTGGGCGCCATGCCGCAGGAACGCGGCGGCGTGCTGGGCGACGAGGATGCCTTCTTCGTGCAGGACGTGCTGGGGCTGGAAGAGCCGTCGAACCTGGTCACCCCGGTGCTGGTCACCCAGGACTTCAAGGTGCGCGCCTTCAGCGGCCAGTGCGAGGACTACATGCCCGGCATCGTCGATGCCTACCGCCAGCTTGCCAGCCGCCACGACGTGATGGTGGTGGCCGGGTCCGGCAGCATGTATTCCGGCCGCTACTGCAACGTGGACGGCATCCGCGTGGTCAAGGAACTGGGGCTGAAGGCCATCATCATCGACCGCCTGCACAAGGAACTGAACTACGACTATCTGGTGGTGCTCAAGGATACCCTGGGCGACAACCTGGCCGGCGTGGTGCTGAACGACATCCCCGCCAACTTCATGAACGAGGTGGAGGGGCTGATCAAGCCGTTCCTGGAACGCAACGGCGTGCGCGTGGTGGGCGTCATCCCCAAGGACCCGCTGATGGGGGCCATCAAGGTGGGCGACCTGGCCGAACGGCTGGGCGGCAAGGTCATCTCGGCCCAGAACAAGTCCGACAAGGTGGTGGAAAACTTCCTCATCGGCACCATGCAGGTCGAAAACTTCATGACCCACTTCCGCAAGAACAAGAATTCCGCCGTCATCGTGGGGGGCGACCGGTCCGACGTGCAACTGGTGGCGCTGGAGGGCAACTGCCCGTGCCTGGTGCTGACCGGCAACCTGTACCCCAACGACATCATTCTCACCCGGTCGGAAGTGCTGAACATTCCCATCGTGGTGGTGCGCGACGACACGTACACCGTGGCCAAGAAGATGGAGGTCATCCTCTCGCGCCACAAGCTGCGCGACGTGATCAAGATCAGGCAGGGCGCGCAGCTCGTCAGCTCCTCCATCGACTTCGCCTACGTCAAGGAAGCGGCTGGCCTGTAA
- a CDS encoding flagellar hook protein FlgE translates to MSVTASMWTGVSGLLAHGEKMNVLGNNIANVNTVGFKGSRMDFQDFINQDVYSAAGVSQVGRGVSIGAIFGDFSQGAFETTNEATDLAIGGKGFFQVRPKGQETSYYTRAGNFRFDNDGYLVDPHGYVLQGWEIEKARPSLSTSTAQVTTTTSQIKGAGSPKDIKLDGFTAEPQHTSTITSAHNLDARDGGDKSVNATDPFFSVFNNWDGSADTPLSDSRFAYQTTIKVYDEGGTSHELTVYFDQVATDTVANAASGKRYWEYMVTMNPSDDLRSVNGLDFAGTSAAGILMTGTLTFDTSGQLTDMTAFTIASGATGSLKDLNNWQPTTFSSNGYPLFVANFSGVANASYTTPTASDEAEPYLMELNFGLKNLSNTWASAPASAAAIGSNASNLGGLGAQGERQSTSMTSYGGSSSMIFQKQDGYTFGFLQNITVDQDGVVHGRYSNGVILDLYQITLYDFTSPTNLRREGGNLFSETRASGDALAGPANANGYGSINSNSLEQSNVDLAREFVQMITTQRGFQSNSKVITTTDTMLDTVVNMKR, encoded by the coding sequence ATGAGTGTCACGGCAAGTATGTGGACCGGCGTTTCGGGACTGCTGGCCCACGGCGAGAAGATGAACGTTCTCGGCAACAACATCGCCAACGTCAATACCGTGGGCTTCAAGGGCTCGCGCATGGACTTCCAGGACTTCATCAACCAGGACGTCTACAGCGCGGCCGGGGTGAGCCAGGTTGGCCGGGGCGTGTCCATTGGCGCCATCTTCGGCGACTTCAGCCAGGGTGCCTTTGAAACCACCAACGAGGCCACGGACCTTGCCATCGGCGGCAAGGGCTTCTTCCAGGTGCGGCCCAAGGGGCAGGAAACCTCGTACTACACCCGTGCGGGCAACTTCCGCTTCGACAACGACGGCTACCTGGTCGATCCGCACGGCTACGTGCTGCAAGGCTGGGAAATCGAAAAGGCCCGCCCCTCGCTGTCCACCTCCACCGCGCAGGTGACCACCACCACCTCGCAGATCAAGGGCGCGGGTTCGCCCAAGGACATCAAGCTCGACGGCTTCACGGCCGAGCCGCAGCACACGTCCACCATCACCTCGGCCCACAACCTCGACGCGCGCGACGGCGGCGACAAGTCGGTCAACGCCACCGACCCGTTCTTCTCGGTGTTCAACAACTGGGATGGCTCGGCAGACACGCCGTTGTCGGACAGCCGCTTTGCCTACCAGACCACCATCAAGGTCTACGACGAAGGCGGCACCTCGCACGAACTGACCGTCTACTTCGACCAGGTGGCCACCGACACGGTTGCCAACGCCGCCAGCGGCAAGCGCTACTGGGAATACATGGTCACCATGAATCCCTCGGACGACCTGCGCTCGGTCAACGGCCTGGATTTCGCGGGCACCTCGGCGGCGGGCATCCTGATGACCGGCACGCTGACCTTCGATACCTCGGGCCAGCTCACGGACATGACCGCCTTCACCATCGCCAGCGGCGCCACGGGCAGCCTGAAGGATCTTAACAACTGGCAGCCCACCACGTTCTCGAGCAACGGGTACCCGCTGTTCGTGGCCAACTTCTCGGGTGTCGCCAACGCCAGCTACACCACCCCCACAGCATCCGATGAAGCCGAACCGTACCTGATGGAACTGAACTTCGGCCTCAAGAACCTCAGTAACACCTGGGCCAGCGCACCTGCCAGCGCCGCCGCCATCGGCAGCAACGCCAGCAACCTCGGCGGCCTGGGCGCCCAGGGCGAGCGTCAGTCCACGTCCATGACCAGCTACGGCGGCTCGTCGTCCATGATCTTCCAGAAGCAGGACGGCTACACCTTCGGCTTCCTGCAGAACATCACCGTGGACCAGGACGGCGTGGTGCATGGCCGGTACTCCAACGGGGTCATCCTGGACCTGTACCAGATCACCCTGTACGACTTCACCAGCCCCACCAACCTGCGGCGCGAAGGGGGCAACCTGTTCTCCGAAACGCGCGCCTCGGGCGATGCGCTGGCGGGTCCGGCCAACGCCAACGGGTACGGTTCCATCAACTCCAACTCGCTGGAACAGTCCAACGTGGACCTTGCCCGCGAGTTCGTGCAGATGATCACCACCCAGCGCGGCTTCCAGTCCAACAGCAAGGTCATCACCACGACGGACACCATGCTTGACACCGTCGTGAACATGAAGCGTTAG
- a CDS encoding flagellar protein FlaG: MMLLDDIQLVTAGSSAGSDIKRPPARGMAAASSSATSPSLAEWQPTGDERSAEADNVDMQQLESSLNDLSRSLEAKGAALKFEIVSDQGVVQVEVSEKNSNKVLMRIPPEGVLRVGKDGGMTLGGLLNRQF; the protein is encoded by the coding sequence ATGATGCTGCTGGACGATATCCAGTTGGTGACGGCAGGTTCTTCCGCGGGATCGGATATCAAGCGCCCCCCGGCACGCGGCATGGCCGCCGCATCCTCATCCGCTACTTCTCCATCTCTCGCGGAATGGCAGCCGACCGGGGACGAACGATCCGCGGAAGCGGACAACGTGGACATGCAACAGCTCGAAAGCTCGCTGAACGACCTTTCGCGCTCCCTTGAAGCCAAGGGTGCCGCGCTGAAGTTCGAGATCGTGAGCGACCAGGGCGTGGTGCAGGTCGAGGTTTCCGAGAAGAACAGCAACAAGGTGCTCATGCGCATACCGCCCGAAGGGGTGCTGCGCGTCGGCAAGGACGGGGGCATGACCCTTGGCGGGCTGCTCAACCGGCAATTCTAG
- a CDS encoding MFS transporter translates to MPPNTPPEISGDTAPAFAAALPWVGLVGLLFFVNYGSRAVLAPLLLPLEADLGLNHAQATRLLFLMACGFTVSLAASGFLLSRIAPRRMAAFSCMATGAVLMGMSFVHDHATARYMFVLMGLAAGLYFPAGMATLGSLARQRDWGKAVSIHELGPNLSFVAVPLLAEAGLRVTDWRGVLLAVGVVGMLTGIVFAWIGRGGRTMAEPPSVRGLSGVLRSPLTWLFAWLLAVGVAGEYAVYSVLPLHLVDEMGLAPGSANGLLAASRAVTPFAALAGGWVADRMGARRTIAASLGLTGLSLLAMAVPSSLVVTAGMTVQGAMTAFIFPAIFKELARCWPAGYQPTVLCIATPVSSLIGTGAAPALLGMAGQSWSFSGGFVLLGLLALATIIPLRLLPPEAGR, encoded by the coding sequence ATGCCACCGAACACACCGCCGGAGATATCCGGCGACACCGCCCCCGCCTTCGCCGCCGCCTTGCCGTGGGTGGGGCTGGTGGGCCTGCTGTTCTTCGTCAACTACGGCTCGCGCGCCGTGCTGGCCCCGTTGCTGCTGCCCCTGGAGGCGGACCTGGGCCTGAACCATGCCCAGGCCACCCGCCTGCTGTTCCTGATGGCCTGCGGGTTCACCGTCAGCCTTGCGGCCAGCGGATTCCTGCTCAGCCGGATCGCGCCCCGGCGCATGGCGGCCTTTTCGTGCATGGCCACCGGCGCGGTGCTCATGGGCATGTCCTTCGTGCACGATCATGCCACGGCGCGGTACATGTTCGTGCTCATGGGACTGGCGGCGGGATTGTACTTTCCGGCGGGCATGGCCACCCTGGGCTCGCTGGCCCGCCAGCGCGACTGGGGCAAGGCCGTGTCCATCCACGAACTGGGCCCCAACCTCAGCTTCGTGGCCGTGCCGCTGCTGGCCGAGGCGGGCTTGCGCGTCACCGACTGGCGGGGCGTGCTGCTGGCCGTGGGCGTGGTGGGCATGCTGACGGGCATCGTTTTCGCGTGGATAGGGCGCGGCGGGCGCACCATGGCGGAGCCGCCCTCGGTGCGCGGACTCTCCGGGGTGCTGCGCTCGCCGCTGACGTGGCTGTTCGCGTGGCTGCTGGCCGTGGGCGTGGCCGGGGAATACGCCGTGTACAGCGTGCTGCCGCTGCACCTGGTGGACGAAATGGGCCTTGCGCCCGGTTCCGCCAACGGCCTGCTGGCGGCATCACGCGCGGTCACGCCGTTCGCCGCGCTGGCCGGGGGGTGGGTGGCCGACCGCATGGGAGCGCGGCGCACCATTGCCGCAAGCCTGGGCCTGACCGGCCTGTCCCTGCTGGCCATGGCGGTTCCATCATCTCTCGTCGTCACGGCGGGTATGACCGTGCAGGGTGCCATGACCGCGTTCATCTTTCCCGCCATCTTCAAGGAACTGGCCCGCTGCTGGCCTGCCGGGTACCAGCCCACGGTGCTGTGCATCGCCACGCCCGTCTCGTCGCTCATCGGCACGGGCGCGGCGCCCGCACTGTTGGGCATGGCGGGGCAGTCCTGGAGCTTCAGCGGTGGATTCGTCCTGCTGGGACTGCTGGCACTGGCCACCATCATCCCCTTGCGGCTGCTGCCGCCGGAAGCGGGACGCTGA